The DNA segment CAGGAACGCGAGATGAATTTCCTGACCTACCTGCTCAAGCACGGCGAGAAACCGTTGGAGCTACTGCTGGCGCTGGAGCCGGGGTGGCGGGGAGAAATCGAGATTCCGTAACCAAGACGGGGAGGAGTGAGAACGTCGTTCCTCCCCACTGCTCGCCTATTCCTTCGGCACTTCCACATCGAACAGCGCCCGCACGAATTCCTGGCTGTCGAAGGGTTGCAGGTCGCCCGCGCTCTCGCCCACACCGATGAATTTAATAGGCACGCCCAGTTCGCGCACGATGGGAATCAGGATGCCGCCCTTGGCCGTGCCGTCCAGCTTGGTAACGATCACGCCGGTCAGGGGAGTGGATTCGTGGAACTTCTTGGCCTGTTGCAAGCCGTTCTGCCCGGTCACGGCGTCCAGCACCAGCCAGACCTCGGCGGGTTCGCCGGGATCGGCCTTCTCGATCACGCGGCGCACCTTCTTCAACTCTTCCATCAGGTTGTGCTTGTTGTGCAGGCGTCCGGCGGTGTCCACGAACAGCAGATCCGTGCCACGGGCGGCGCGGGCAGTGGCGGCGTCGTAGGCCACGGCGGCGGGGTCACCGCCATCGGTGCCCTGCACCACGGGCACGCCCAGCCGGTCCCCCCACTCGCCCAGTTGTGCCCCAGCAGCGGCGCGGAAGGTGTCTCCGGCGGCGAACATCACGCTATTGCCCCGGCCCATGTAGTACTGGCCCAGCTTGGCGATGGTGGTGGTCTTGCCCACCCCGTTGACGCCGATCACCATGATCACATGCCCGTTCGGCTGCACCGACACGCGGCTGGCCTGCGGCGCGAAGCCCAGTTTGCGGAACTCGGCGCGGCTGGCGTTGGGCTCCAATTGCAGGGTCAGGGCGTCCATCAGCGCCTGCTGCATGTTCTTGCCCTCGCTGCGGCGCACGTCCTCCAGAATTTCCTCGGTGGCAGCGCGGCCCACGTCGGCAGCGATCAATGCGTATTCCAGGTCTTCGATGGTGTCCAGACGGTTGTTGAACACGTCCTTGACGTCGTTGCCCATGAATCCGGCGGTCTCGTTGATCTGCGCGCGGGTCTTGCTCAGGCCGCTGCGCAGGCGTTCGAGCCAGCTCACGGACGGTCCCCGGCGGGAGCAGGTGTCGGGCAGGAAAAGAATGGGGCGATCATGCCCCCACCATAGCGCCCGCTGCCGGGGGCAAAAGGGCAATGAGCGGTCAGAATTTCCAGCGTGGAGACTTACGCTTGCGGCATCTCCGCCTCGATGGTGGTGCCCCGGCCCGGCATGCTGAGGACGCGGTACTGGCCGCCCCTGGCCTCCAGGCGTTCGCGCATCTGGGTCAGGCCCAGGCCGCCCGCACTGCTAACCCGTCCAGTGACCGCCTCCAAGTCAAAGCCCGCGCCGTCGTCCTTCACACTCAGGAGAACCCGCCGCGCGCCGCCGTCCAGGGTCACGCGCACCTCGCCCGCGCGGGCATGCTTGGCGACATTGTTCAGGCTCTCTTGCAAAATGCGGAAGACCACGGCCTCGTCGCCGGGCGAGAGATGCACCTCGCCGGTCACGTCCAGACTGCTTTTCATGTTGTTCTGCTCGCCAAAGTCCAGCACGTAGCGGCGCACCGTTTCCAGCAGGCCGTAACGTTCCAGATCGATGGGCCGCAGCGCGAAGATGCTGCGCCGCACTTCCTTGATCTGCTCGCGCAGCAGTGCCGTGGCCGCGCGCACGTCCGCCTCGGCCAGTTCGGGATCGCTGTGCATTTTGCGGGCCACCACGTCCAGCTTGAGGGCCGCGAAGGCCAGCGACTGCGCCACACCGTCGTGGATCTCGCGGGCAATCCGGGCGCGCTCGTCGCTGATCGCCAGTTCCTCGGAATACAGGTAGGCGCGGGCGTTGCGGACCGCCAGGGTGGCCTGCCCGGCCATTAAAGCCAGCAGCGACACGCGGGCCGCCTCGAACACCCCCTCACGCGGATCGCCCAGCATCAGCACGCCCACCAGTCCCTCCTCGTCGCGCATAGGCAGCCCCAGCACGCTGCGGGCCTCGGGGAACACCTGACACGCCTCGGCCCCGGTCACGATCAGCGGCCCGCTGGACTGCGCCACCCGCGCGGCGAAGGCCGGGGCCACGCCGCCGCCGGGCACGTCGTTCCGGCTGGCTCCGTCGCCGCTCATCCCACCACCACCACTGACCTCACCGCGCCGGTCCTGGGCGTATTCCAGCCGCAGCACGCCGTCCTCGTCGCTCAGATACGCCGCGCGGGCCTCGGCACCCACCCGGCCTGCCATCGTACCCGTCACGCGCGACAGCAGACGGCGCATGTTGCGCTCGGCGCGAATGCTCTGGTCCACGCTGTACAGGGTCATCAGGTCCAGAGTGCGCTGGCGGGCGGCTTCCACGCCCGTCGCCACTTCGGCAGCCAGCGCCTGCGCCAGTTCTGCCGTATCGGCGCTGGGCGGGGTCTCGAAGTGCAGCAGCAGCGCGCCACCACCGGGAACACTGACCTTCAACGGGTGCAGGGCGGCGCTGGGGGCGCTGAGCAATGTTTCGCCGCGCGCCGTGCCGCTGAGGCCACCGGGCACGGTCAGGGTGGCGTGGGTGGCCCCAGTCACGCGCACCGCGCCGCGCACCGCCACCTCCAGCACTGCGCCCAGATCAGGTGCGCCGCCCAGGTCGCGCATCAATTCCTGCACCCCCTGCAAGCGCCCGTGAGAGGCGCTGAGCTGCCCGTACAGGTCACGCAATTCAAGCTCGGCGCGTTCGCGGGCACGGGTGCCCTCGGCGATCCACTCCACGCTGAAAAAAGTCGCGGCGGGGCCTACCAGACCGTAGAACAACAGGTGCGCCCACAGCTCACGCTGCCCGTTGCCCAGCAGCGAGATAGTCAGTTCCACCGCGCCCACCACCAGCACGATCAGTGGCGGCAGCAGGTTGCGAACCAGCCGCACCCGGTCCGACAGCGGCGCGCGCGGCACGGCAGGGGGCCGGGCGGGCGGTCTGCGGGTGGCAGGAAGCTCGGTCATGGCCCCAGTCTAGAGGGGAAAGTGCGGCGGGGTCAGTAACTTTCGGTGCGGGCCAGATGGTGGCAGGGGGCCTTGGGTGGGTGAGACGGCTCACGACTGTCCTCTGATACGCAGGCCCTTATCGGAATGCAGGCCCGAAACTGCCGCGCCTCTCCCCGCCGTCCAGCACAACCTTCCTGGCCCCCACTGTGAGCGCGTGGCTTGCCCACTGGCCGGCTTTGCGGTACTACTAGCCCATATGCATGACGCCGTGATGGCCGCCCTCAGCACCGTGAACGATCCCGAACTGCACCGCGATCTGGTTTCGCTGGGCATGATCGAGCGCGCCGAAGTGGTGGCAGGCGTGGCCCAGATCAAGGTCAACCTGACCACCCCCGCCTGCCCCCTGAAAGGTCAGATCGAGAGCGAGGTCCGCGCGGCGGTGCTGGCGGTTCCCGGCGTGAACGACGTGCAGGTAACCTTCGGCGCAACCGTGCGGATGGCTGCGCAGCCTGCGTTGCCGGGGGTCAAGCACGTTCTGCTGGTGGGCAGCGGCAAGGGCGGCGTGGGCAAGAGCAGCGTGGCGGTCAATCTGGCGGCCTCGCTGGCAGCGGACGGCGCGCGGGTGGGCCTGCTGGACGCCGACGTGTACGGCCCCAGCGTGGCGCACATGCTGGGCCAGGGCGCGGCCCGCGTGACCGCCAACGCCGAGCGCAAGATGCAGCCGCTGGAGGCGCACGGCCTGAAATTCATCAGCATGGCCAACCTCTCCCCCGCCGGACAGGCCCTGGTGTGGCGCGGGCCAATGCTGCACAGCGCAGTCCAGCAGTTCATCAAGGACGCGGCCTGGGGCGAGCTGGATTACCTGATCGTGGACCTGCCCCCTGGCACCGGAGACGTGCAGCTTTCACTGACGCAGACCGTAAATGTCACCGGGGCCGTGATCGTCACGACGCCGCAGGACGTGGCCCTGATTGACGCGGCGCGGGCCATCGACATGTTCCGCAAGGCCAGCGTGCCGGTGCTGGGCGTGGTGGAGAACATGAGCTACTTCGTCGCGCCGGATACCGGGAATGTCTATGACCTGTTCGGGCGCGGGGGCAGCCGCAAGCTGGGCGAGCAGTACCCGCTGCTGGGCGAGGTGCCCCTCGACATGGACGTGCGCCAGGACGCCGACGCCGGAATTCCCGCCGTGCTGGCCCACCCGAACACCCCGGCCTCGCAGGCGCTAATCAGTGTGGCGCGCAATCTGGCCGGACAGGTCAGCGTGCTGGCCGTGAACAAGGAGTTGGCACAGTCCCTAGCCGACTTGCCGGACCAGTTGACCGTCGTATGACGGCGGGGTCCAGCAACACGCCTCCCCCTCCCGCGGCCCTGGCCCTCCCAGAGCCGCCGCCCGCCCCACCCGAGCGCACCAAAGTGCGGCTACTGGAGCTGGTGCAGCGCCACGGCCCGCAGACCGCGCAGGATCTGGCCGCGCGGCTGGAGGTCAGCGTGCCCGCCGCGCGCCGTCATCTGGGCGACTTGCAGGAGCAGGGGCTACTGGCCTCGCGCACCGAACGGCCCGGCGGGCGTGGGCGGCCCCAGCATGTCTTCAGCCTGACGGAGCGGGGCGAGGCGGGGTTTCCCCGCAGCTATTCCGGGTTGTGCGTGGACGTGCTGCGCCACGTGGAAGACCTGTTCGGCCAAGGCGCGGTGCTGAAGGTGCTGGACGCCCGCAACGTCGAGATCGAGGCTCGGATGCAGGCTGAAATCCCGAGCCATCTGCCGCTTGAAGACCGGGTGCGGCGGCTGGCGGCCCTGCTGGGCGACATGGGCTTTGATCCCGTGCTGGAACAGGACGGCGCGGACTGGTGCCTGACCCAGCGCAATTGCCCCAATCTGGCGGTGGCCCGGCAATACAGCCAGCTCTGCGACTCGGAATTGAACCTGTATGCCAGTCTCCTGGGCGCGCCCGTGGTCCGTGAAACCCGCATCGCCTGCGGGCAGGGCGGCTGCCGTTACCGCATCGTCGGTTAAACCCAGTCTACTGCCCCCCAAGCTGATCAGAACATGAGACAGTACAGTGGTCCCCAGGACTTCCCTGCCATGACCCAGCATCTGCCCCCCCTCCCCGAACCGCACAGGCCGCTGTACAGCCTGGTGGCCTGGCCCCCGCAGGTGCTGGACACCTGGATGCGCCGGGTCCAGGCCACGCTGAATGTCAGCGGCTTCGGCCTGCCCCACCTGAACCTGCGCGCCCCCTTCCAGACCAGCCTGAGCGGTCCCGATCTAGTGGCAGCCTTCCGTGAGGGCCTGCGCGGCGAACCGGCGCTGGAGGTGCGCGTGCGGGGCTGGAAACGCCTGAGCGGCGTCATCTTCCTGGAGTTCGAGCTGGACCCGGCGCTGGCCGAGCTGCACACCCGCATGCTGGAGATCGGCCCGTCCAGCCGCGCGCCCTACGACGGCCCCGACTACCGCCCGCACCTGACGCTGGCGCTGGGCATTCTGCCGTGGGCCGAGGACCTGCTGTGGGACAGAGTTCAGGTGCTGACGCCTCCGCTGGACCACTTCACCGTCCAGGCCCTGAGCCTGACCCGCGAGGAACGCGGCGAGGTCCAGGAACTCCACACCTTCCCGCTGGTCCTTCCGCCCGAGGAAGACGAGCCAAGAACCGAGGCCGGAGCCGCGCCCAGTTAAATCGCCCAGCTCAATGGCTTAAAGGGCCGCACACGTCTTGCACCGCTTCCCAGGCTCTGCTACTCTGTCCAGGCCCGCGAGAAGACGCCATCTTCCGGTGGGTGTCTGGTCAGCAACATCCTGGCGAGGGTTCTTAGCTCAGTTGGTAGAGCATCGGTCTCCAAAACCGAGGGTCGCAGGTTCAAGTCCTGCAGGGCCCGCCACGCACAACCCCGCA comes from the Deinococcus sp. AJ005 genome and includes:
- a CDS encoding GAF domain-containing sensor histidine kinase; amino-acid sequence: MTELPATRRPPARPPAVPRAPLSDRVRLVRNLLPPLIVLVVGAVELTISLLGNGQRELWAHLLFYGLVGPAATFFSVEWIAEGTRARERAELELRDLYGQLSASHGRLQGVQELMRDLGGAPDLGAVLEVAVRGAVRVTGATHATLTVPGGLSGTARGETLLSAPSAALHPLKVSVPGGGALLLHFETPPSADTAELAQALAAEVATGVEAARQRTLDLMTLYSVDQSIRAERNMRRLLSRVTGTMAGRVGAEARAAYLSDEDGVLRLEYAQDRRGEVSGGGGMSGDGASRNDVPGGGVAPAFAARVAQSSGPLIVTGAEACQVFPEARSVLGLPMRDEEGLVGVLMLGDPREGVFEAARVSLLALMAGQATLAVRNARAYLYSEELAISDERARIAREIHDGVAQSLAFAALKLDVVARKMHSDPELAEADVRAATALLREQIKEVRRSIFALRPIDLERYGLLETVRRYVLDFGEQNNMKSSLDVTGEVHLSPGDEAVVFRILQESLNNVAKHARAGEVRVTLDGGARRVLLSVKDDGAGFDLEAVTGRVSSAGGLGLTQMRERLEARGGQYRVLSMPGRGTTIEAEMPQA
- a CDS encoding Mrp/NBP35 family ATP-binding protein, producing MHDAVMAALSTVNDPELHRDLVSLGMIERAEVVAGVAQIKVNLTTPACPLKGQIESEVRAAVLAVPGVNDVQVTFGATVRMAAQPALPGVKHVLLVGSGKGGVGKSSVAVNLAASLAADGARVGLLDADVYGPSVAHMLGQGAARVTANAERKMQPLEAHGLKFISMANLSPAGQALVWRGPMLHSAVQQFIKDAAWGELDYLIVDLPPGTGDVQLSLTQTVNVTGAVIVTTPQDVALIDAARAIDMFRKASVPVLGVVENMSYFVAPDTGNVYDLFGRGGSRKLGEQYPLLGEVPLDMDVRQDADAGIPAVLAHPNTPASQALISVARNLAGQVSVLAVNKELAQSLADLPDQLTVV
- a CDS encoding metalloregulator ArsR/SmtB family transcription factor, giving the protein MTAGSSNTPPPPAALALPEPPPAPPERTKVRLLELVQRHGPQTAQDLAARLEVSVPAARRHLGDLQEQGLLASRTERPGGRGRPQHVFSLTERGEAGFPRSYSGLCVDVLRHVEDLFGQGAVLKVLDARNVEIEARMQAEIPSHLPLEDRVRRLAALLGDMGFDPVLEQDGADWCLTQRNCPNLAVARQYSQLCDSELNLYASLLGAPVVRETRIACGQGGCRYRIVG
- the ftsY gene encoding signal recognition particle-docking protein FtsY; this translates as MSWLERLRSGLSKTRAQINETAGFMGNDVKDVFNNRLDTIEDLEYALIAADVGRAATEEILEDVRRSEGKNMQQALMDALTLQLEPNASRAEFRKLGFAPQASRVSVQPNGHVIMVIGVNGVGKTTTIAKLGQYYMGRGNSVMFAAGDTFRAAAGAQLGEWGDRLGVPVVQGTDGGDPAAVAYDAATARAARGTDLLFVDTAGRLHNKHNLMEELKKVRRVIEKADPGEPAEVWLVLDAVTGQNGLQQAKKFHESTPLTGVIVTKLDGTAKGGILIPIVRELGVPIKFIGVGESAGDLQPFDSQEFVRALFDVEVPKE
- a CDS encoding 2'-5' RNA ligase family protein, yielding MTQHLPPLPEPHRPLYSLVAWPPQVLDTWMRRVQATLNVSGFGLPHLNLRAPFQTSLSGPDLVAAFREGLRGEPALEVRVRGWKRLSGVIFLEFELDPALAELHTRMLEIGPSSRAPYDGPDYRPHLTLALGILPWAEDLLWDRVQVLTPPLDHFTVQALSLTREERGEVQELHTFPLVLPPEEDEPRTEAGAAPS